The Longimicrobiaceae bacterium sequence GGAGCGCGCGTCCCTGCCGCAGGACGCGGGGATGCTCTTCTGGTACCCGGAGACCCAGCCCGACAGCGGCGCGTTCTGGATGTACCGCACGCGGATCCCGCTGGACATCGCCTTCGTGGACTCCGCGGGGACCATCCGGGCCATCCACGCCATGGAGCCCTGCACCAGCCCCGATTCTCGATGGTGCCCTTCCTACCCCGCCGGGGCGCCGTTCCGGGGGGCCCTGGAGGTGAACCGCGGCTACTTCGCGCGGCGGGGGATCGACGTCGGGGACCGGCTGTTGCTAGAGGAGATCGGCGGCCCGGCGGGCGCGGGCCGACCGTAGCCGCCGGGGGCCGGCGGCATCCACCGTGGCTGGAGATCCCATGCGCATCCTGCGAACCCCGGAGGAACGCTTCGCCGATCTGCCGGACTACCCCTTCGCCCCGCGCTACACGGAGGTGGACGGGCTGCGCATCCACCACGTGGAGGAGGGCCCCGCCGACGCGGACCCCGTGCTCCTGCTGCACGGCGAGCCTACCTGGTCGTACCTGTACCGGCGCATGATCCCCGTGCTCGCCGCGGCCGGGCACCGCGCCGTCGCCCCGGACCTGGTGGGCTTCGGCCGCTCGGACAAGCCGGCGGAGCGGAGCGCCTACAGCTACGACCGCCACGTGGAGTGGATTAAGGCGTGGATCGCCGCCCGGGACCTGCGGCGCATCACGCTGGTGGGGCAGGACTGGGGGTCGCTGATCGGGCTGCGGCTGGTGGCGGAGCTCCCGGACCGCTTCGCCCGGGTGGTGATCGGGAACGGGTTCCTCCCCGCGGGCGAGCGGCGCGCGCCCTTCGTCTTCCGCGTGTGGAAGGCGTTCGCCCGCTGGTCGCCCTGGTTCCCCATCGGCCGGATCGTGCAGGCCGGGTCCGCCACCCGGCTCCCGCCGGAGGTGATCGCCGCCTACGACGCGCCCTTCCCGAGCGCGGAGCACAAGGCCGGCGCCCGCATGTTTCCGCTCCTGGTGCCGCTCACCCCCGACCACCCGGCCACCCCGGCCAACCGGCGCGCCTGGGAGGTGCTGGAACGCTGGGACCGGCCGTTCCTGACCGCGTTCAGCGACCTGGACCCGATCTTCCGGGGCGCGGACCGGGTCCTGCAGCGGCGCATCCCCGGGGCGGCCGGGCAGCCGCACACCACCATCCGCGGCGCCGGGCACTTCCTCCAGGAGGACCGCGGCCCGGAATTCGCCCGGGTGATCGCGGACTTCATCGCGCGCACCCCGTAGCCCGGCGCCGGCGGCGGATGCGGCCTCCCTCACGAATCACCCATGTCTGAGCTGCGCGACTCTCCCCTGGGCCACCCGGACCGCATCGCCGCGCTGGAACGCACCGCTCTCCTCGACAGCCTGCCCGAGGAGAGCTTCGACCGCCTCGCCCGCCTGGCCTCGCGCCTCCTGGACGCGCCCGTGGCCCTGGTCTCCCTGGTGGAGCAGGACCGCCAGTTCTTCAAGAGCTGCGTGGGGCTGCCGGAGCCCTGGGCGTCCCGCCGCGAGACCCCGCTCAGCCACTCCTTCTGCCAGCACGTGGTCGACGCGCGTGAGCCCCTGGTCATCGAGGACGCACGGGAGCACCCCCTGGTCCGGGACAACCTGGCGATCCGGGACCTGGACGTGATCGCGTACGCGGGGATCCCCCTGATCACGTCGGGGGGCCACGCGCTCGGCTCCTTCTGCGCGATCGACTCGGAGCCCCGGCGGTGGACCGAGGCGGAGATCGCGACGCTGCAGGACCTCGCGGCGTCCGTCGTCACCGAGATCGAGATCCGGGCGCTGGTGGCCGAGCATGCGCGGGCGGAGGCGGCGCTCCGGGTGAGCGAGCGGCGCTTCCGCCTGCTGGTGGACGCCTCTCCCGAGCTGATGTGGTACAACGAGGCGGACGGCACCCCCGCGTACTTCAACCTGCGGTTCCGCGAGTACACGGGGCTGTCGCAGGAGGAACTGGTCGCGGGCGGGTGGCGCGGGACCATTCACCCGGATGACCAGGAAAAGGTGCGCGCCGCGCGGGAGCAGGCGTTCGCGGCGGGCAGCCCCTACGAGGTGGAGGACCGGCTCCGGAACCACGAGAGCGAGTACTGCTGGCACCGCGTGCGGGTGATGCCCGTCCGCGGCGAGGGAGGCGAGATCACGGCCTGGATCGGGGCGGCGGCCAACATCAACGACGTCGTGCTGGCAAAACAGGAGGCGGAAGCGGCGAACCGCG is a genomic window containing:
- a CDS encoding ATP-binding protein, which encodes MSELRDSPLGHPDRIAALERTALLDSLPEESFDRLARLASRLLDAPVALVSLVEQDRQFFKSCVGLPEPWASRRETPLSHSFCQHVVDAREPLVIEDAREHPLVRDNLAIRDLDVIAYAGIPLITSGGHALGSFCAIDSEPRRWTEAEIATLQDLAASVVTEIEIRALVAEHARAEAALRVSERRFRLLVDASPELMWYNEADGTPAYFNLRFREYTGLSQEELVAGGWRGTIHPDDQEKVRAAREQAFAAGSPYEVEDRLRNHESEYCWHRVRVMPVRGEGGEITAWIGAAANINDVVLAKQEAEAANRAKSQFLATMSHEIRTPLNAVIGYTDLLDAGVAGPLSGEQRGFVARIRGSGKHLLTLINDVLDLARIEAGEMTVERERVLLREVVEEALGIVQPLLESRGLQLSDETDCYPAVEFWGDEGRVRQVLVNLLSNAAKFTEEGWVRLRCRVYAEAPREVESPYGGPWLAVEVEDTGVGIAAGMLEQVFEPFVQVDGTYTRTRRGTGLGLSISRTLAHLMAGSLTVRSTPGKGSTFTLWLPAATGEDDLAPERRTGADRRIGDDRRSGEDRRGS
- a CDS encoding haloalkane dehalogenase; translated protein: MRILRTPEERFADLPDYPFAPRYTEVDGLRIHHVEEGPADADPVLLLHGEPTWSYLYRRMIPVLAAAGHRAVAPDLVGFGRSDKPAERSAYSYDRHVEWIKAWIAARDLRRITLVGQDWGSLIGLRLVAELPDRFARVVIGNGFLPAGERRAPFVFRVWKAFARWSPWFPIGRIVQAGSATRLPPEVIAAYDAPFPSAEHKAGARMFPLLVPLTPDHPATPANRRAWEVLERWDRPFLTAFSDLDPIFRGADRVLQRRIPGAAGQPHTTIRGAGHFLQEDRGPEFARVIADFIARTP
- a CDS encoding DUF192 domain-containing protein, with product MRLYPIAQLLLTFALAACGDDRAADAPAEPLMAFDTATLRVASGADTAVLRVELATTDEQRAMGLMERASLPQDAGMLFWYPETQPDSGAFWMYRTRIPLDIAFVDSAGTIRAIHAMEPCTSPDSRWCPSYPAGAPFRGALEVNRGYFARRGIDVGDRLLLEEIGGPAGAGRP